From a single Gimesia fumaroli genomic region:
- a CDS encoding DUF1501 domain-containing protein — protein sequence MLSFLSAQNQQSRTRSRREFLRIGALGLSGLTLADLLRAEEQSGLRSSNKAIINVHLDGGPPHMDMIDLKPEAPVEIRGEFQPISTSVSGVKICELMPRLAAQADQFAFVRSLVGSAGAHDAFQTQSGFKKKDMLAVGGRPAMGSVISRLKGSPQDLSPPFVDIMQGRGLVRNSARPGFLGPAYQPFRPDISDLFQRKLEKGMQGELKRLGADHQVSLKLNPSLSMERLENRTTLLSELDTIRRKVDASGMMDAMDRFSQQAVSILTSGRLADAMDLTLEDPATLARYTPAPQNSSSRFYTSEGPDAVKKFLLARRLVEAGVRCVSISISDFDTHSSNFNRMRQLLPLVDHGLTTLVSDLKERGMLDDVTIVAWGEFGRTPRINSKNGGRDHWPRVGPAILAGGGMQTGQVIGKTDRTASAVIQRPVHYKDIFATLYHNLGIDPHAITLTDPRGRPQYLLDAGTRLTELV from the coding sequence ATGCTTTCATTCTTAAGCGCACAGAATCAGCAGAGTCGGACTAGATCACGGAGAGAGTTTCTCCGAATCGGTGCACTCGGACTCTCCGGGCTGACTCTAGCCGACTTATTGCGCGCAGAAGAACAGTCGGGGCTCCGATCTTCCAACAAAGCCATCATTAATGTGCATCTGGATGGTGGTCCGCCGCATATGGATATGATCGATTTGAAACCGGAAGCTCCGGTTGAAATTCGTGGCGAGTTCCAACCTATTTCTACCAGTGTCTCCGGCGTAAAAATATGCGAGTTAATGCCTCGCCTTGCCGCACAAGCCGATCAATTTGCCTTTGTGCGATCACTGGTTGGTTCAGCTGGTGCTCACGATGCGTTTCAGACACAATCAGGCTTTAAGAAAAAAGACATGCTCGCTGTGGGCGGTCGCCCCGCCATGGGTTCGGTTATCTCTCGACTCAAAGGATCTCCGCAGGATCTCTCGCCTCCGTTCGTCGACATCATGCAGGGACGGGGATTAGTTCGGAACAGCGCACGTCCGGGGTTTCTGGGTCCCGCGTACCAACCTTTCCGCCCCGATATCTCCGACTTGTTTCAGCGTAAGCTCGAAAAAGGTATGCAAGGTGAACTCAAGCGATTAGGCGCCGATCACCAAGTCAGCCTGAAGCTTAATCCATCGTTGAGCATGGAGCGGCTGGAAAACCGCACGACCTTACTTTCCGAACTGGATACCATTCGTCGCAAAGTTGATGCCAGCGGCATGATGGACGCGATGGATCGTTTTTCTCAGCAGGCCGTCAGCATTCTGACATCGGGCCGACTGGCAGATGCCATGGATTTAACATTGGAAGATCCGGCAACTTTAGCGCGCTATACTCCGGCACCACAAAATAGCTCATCTCGCTTTTACACCAGCGAAGGCCCTGATGCGGTAAAGAAATTTCTGCTCGCTCGCCGCCTTGTCGAAGCAGGTGTACGTTGTGTGAGTATCTCAATCAGTGATTTCGATACCCACTCCAGCAATTTCAATCGGATGCGACAGCTATTGCCGCTAGTGGATCATGGTCTCACGACCTTAGTCTCCGACCTCAAAGAACGCGGCATGCTCGATGATGTCACCATTGTTGCCTGGGGAGAATTCGGCCGTACGCCACGCATCAACTCGAAAAATGGAGGCCGCGACCATTGGCCGCGTGTCGGACCCGCAATTCTTGCTGGCGGCGGAATGCAGACCGGTCAGGTTATCGGCAAGACCGACCGCACTGCCAGCGCTGTGATTCAGCGTCCTGTGCACTACAAAGACATCTTTGCCACGCTCTACCATAATCTCGGCATTGATCCGCATGCAATCACGCTCACCGACCCGCGAGGACGGCCTCAATATCTGCTGGATGCAGGCACACGACTGACTGAGCTGGTTTGA
- a CDS encoding DUF1573 domain-containing protein, translating to MMGRFLVGFLSVTIGVLVIASLWRANRSSSAAVYVSPSVELLGSVNPEEKSEVSVTFRLHNATAKPLMITNTLTSCVCTKLDVSSFMVPAGEYSDITMLIETKKLRGHHKISAQVWTDNLEFPYFDLAATGDFAAGDSISPFYVTLPPVTPGEKVYSEFDIPGLQIESVSVDSIFDSLNVTFENTTNDENVATKLIFDGIAPKQIESHTAKFNVSFKGIDSSTGVNVFLTVLNRLKASPSGVNFGLVNRSSEVEQSVQIVDRLSSEFKSVKLESAPDFISLADVGLVDSVAKVKLKFKASSPDEFFKDQLQLSVTLDDGTVESIHLPVQARIISQ from the coding sequence ATGATGGGTAGATTTCTGGTTGGATTTCTGTCAGTGACAATTGGAGTTCTGGTGATTGCTTCTCTTTGGCGAGCCAATCGCTCTTCGTCGGCAGCTGTCTATGTCTCTCCTTCAGTCGAGCTTCTTGGTTCAGTTAACCCGGAAGAAAAAAGTGAGGTGTCCGTCACGTTTCGGCTCCACAACGCTACAGCAAAACCGTTAATGATTACCAACACGCTGACTTCGTGCGTGTGCACCAAGCTGGATGTCAGTAGCTTTATGGTACCAGCAGGCGAATATTCTGATATCACGATGTTGATCGAAACAAAAAAATTACGAGGGCATCACAAGATATCAGCCCAAGTCTGGACTGACAACCTGGAGTTTCCTTATTTTGATCTGGCAGCAACGGGTGACTTCGCAGCAGGCGACTCAATCAGTCCATTTTACGTGACATTGCCACCGGTAACTCCGGGGGAAAAAGTTTATTCTGAATTTGATATTCCGGGCCTTCAGATCGAGAGCGTTTCAGTTGATTCGATTTTTGATTCACTGAACGTGACTTTCGAGAATACCACGAATGATGAGAACGTAGCAACAAAGCTGATTTTTGACGGGATTGCACCGAAACAGATAGAATCCCACACGGCGAAGTTCAATGTCAGTTTTAAAGGCATTGATTCTTCTACAGGTGTGAATGTGTTTTTGACTGTCTTGAATCGTCTCAAGGCTTCGCCATCAGGGGTCAATTTTGGGTTGGTTAACAGGAGCTCTGAAGTCGAACAATCGGTTCAGATTGTTGATCGTCTTTCTTCGGAATTCAAGTCCGTTAAGCTTGAGTCTGCGCCTGATTTTATCTCACTTGCCGATGTCGGTCTGGTTGATTCAGTCGCGAAAGTGAAATTGAAATTCAAGGCATCTTCCCCTGATGAATTTTTCAAAGATCAGTTGCAGTTGTCTGTTACCTTAGATGATGGGACTGTCGAATCGATTCATTTGCCGGTGCAAGCGAGAATTATCTCTCAATAG
- a CDS encoding 3-keto-disaccharide hydrolase has product MIAALYSFILFLFCILSGAQADGLPHYKPLFNGKDLTGWVNVNTDKDTWYVKDGMLICTGHPIGVMRTDKQYENFLLHVEWRHMEAGGNSGVFAWSEGTVPEGRRLPKGMEIQMLELDWVNQHKKKDGTLPPIAYVHGELFGANGLTTIPDNPRGTRSKSIENRCKGKGQWNVYDVVCVDGVVKLSVNGKFVNGVRNASIKKGYLCLESEGAEIQFRSIQIMELPPGVTSKAQTAPLLK; this is encoded by the coding sequence ATGATCGCCGCCCTGTATAGTTTTATCCTTTTTCTATTCTGCATCTTGTCTGGTGCGCAGGCAGACGGTCTGCCACACTATAAGCCATTGTTTAACGGCAAAGACCTGACCGGCTGGGTGAATGTGAATACGGATAAAGATACCTGGTACGTCAAAGATGGCATGCTGATCTGTACGGGACACCCCATCGGCGTCATGCGAACCGATAAGCAGTACGAAAACTTTCTGTTGCACGTTGAATGGCGGCACATGGAAGCAGGCGGCAATTCCGGTGTCTTTGCCTGGAGCGAAGGGACTGTTCCCGAAGGAAGACGCTTACCCAAGGGAATGGAAATCCAAATGCTGGAACTCGACTGGGTGAATCAGCACAAGAAAAAAGATGGCACCTTGCCCCCAATCGCGTATGTGCACGGCGAACTTTTCGGTGCCAACGGCTTGACCACGATCCCCGACAACCCGCGGGGTACACGCAGCAAATCAATCGAAAATCGCTGTAAAGGAAAAGGGCAATGGAATGTCTACGATGTCGTTTGTGTCGATGGTGTCGTCAAACTTTCCGTAAACGGTAAATTCGTCAACGGCGTCCGAAACGCATCCATCAAAAAAGGCTATCTCTGCCTTGAATCAGAAGGGGCCGAAATTCAGTTTCGCAGTATTCAGATCATGGAATTACCCCCCGGAGTCACTTCCAAAGCACAAACGGCCCCCCTGCTGAAGTGA
- a CDS encoding cupin domain-containing protein produces the protein MEHITRPKEEDEYFFEEGCFILEMSSPDVDPEVSLARARVEPGKKTRFHRLKGTFERYIMLSGTGLVEVGDYPPTEVHPGDVVRIPPDTDQSITNIGEEDLVFFVVCNPHFLKSIYVDSEDLRQQS, from the coding sequence ATGGAGCACATCACTCGCCCCAAAGAGGAAGACGAATACTTTTTCGAAGAAGGTTGCTTCATCCTCGAAATGTCGAGCCCCGATGTCGATCCGGAAGTCTCGCTGGCCAGAGCCCGAGTGGAGCCTGGTAAGAAAACCCGATTTCATCGACTCAAAGGCACATTCGAACGTTATATCATGCTCTCCGGCACCGGTCTCGTTGAAGTCGGCGACTATCCGCCAACCGAAGTCCATCCCGGTGATGTCGTTCGCATCCCTCCTGACACAGACCAGAGTATCACGAATATCGGCGAAGAAGATCTGGTCTTTTTCGTAGTCTGCAATCCCCACTTCCTGAAGTCGATCTACGTTGATTCTGAAGATCTGCGGCAGCAATCCTGA
- a CDS encoding DUF1559 domain-containing protein: MRVHPLRSTRTSGFTLIELLVVIAIIAILIALLLPAVQQAREAARRSQCKNNMKQIGLALHNYHDVYTKLPIGSRYPNDQPNNWRFALLPYMDQANIYEKAKTRPGSDVDFWEGGGGTYNGDTLLFKDKIITPIFMCPSSASPQFEYANGEQGQGSQGHQYVGIMGAYPDPAGRTNVFYETQYNSFATNTGCLLINECRGMRDITDGSSNTIIVGEQSRSSTGTPKLMQSIYTSGWAGTSNSGTVTQWIAAGPMLHRFGTGVTSVYHNPNPTSTGAEANAKWDWNTPLTSHHTGGVHVLLGDGATRFLSDNTDLVVIQRLCVRDDGQTIGEW, encoded by the coding sequence ATGAGAGTCCATCCTCTGCGCAGTACGCGCACATCAGGATTTACCTTAATCGAACTTCTGGTCGTGATTGCCATTATCGCAATTCTGATTGCCCTGTTATTGCCTGCCGTTCAACAGGCTCGGGAAGCAGCCCGCCGCAGCCAATGCAAAAATAACATGAAGCAGATCGGTCTTGCTCTGCATAATTATCACGACGTGTACACGAAATTGCCGATCGGTTCACGCTACCCTAATGATCAGCCTAACAACTGGCGTTTTGCACTGTTGCCCTATATGGATCAGGCCAACATCTACGAAAAAGCCAAAACCCGCCCAGGCAGTGATGTTGATTTCTGGGAAGGGGGCGGCGGAACTTATAATGGTGACACTCTGCTCTTCAAAGACAAAATCATCACTCCTATTTTCATGTGCCCTTCCAGCGCTTCTCCCCAGTTCGAATATGCGAATGGCGAACAGGGACAGGGATCGCAGGGGCATCAGTATGTCGGGATCATGGGCGCTTATCCCGATCCGGCAGGACGCACGAATGTGTTTTATGAAACACAGTACAACAGCTTTGCCACCAACACAGGCTGCCTGTTGATTAATGAATGCCGTGGGATGAGAGATATTACCGACGGATCATCCAACACCATCATTGTGGGAGAGCAGTCACGCAGTTCAACAGGCACACCGAAACTGATGCAATCCATCTATACGTCCGGCTGGGCCGGCACCAGCAATTCAGGTACGGTGACACAATGGATCGCCGCCGGACCAATGTTGCACAGGTTTGGTACCGGAGTGACTTCAGTCTATCACAACCCAAACCCGACTTCGACCGGCGCTGAAGCAAACGCCAAATGGGACTGGAACACCCCCCTGACTTCGCATCACACCGGCGGCGTGCATGTCCTGCTGGGAGATGGCGCCACCCGCTTTCTCAGCGATAACACAGACTTGGTAGTAATCCAGCGGCTCTGCGTCCGCGACGATGGTCAGACCATTGGTGAATGGTAA
- a CDS encoding carboxypeptidase-like regulatory domain-containing protein: MQFNLLKFNACLLSTIVLLTGCSGDTDSRPAVEIKGTVTLDGAPLKQASIQFTSPKTGESAYANLDQNGQYSITFPKADIGSAYEITITPPVVEEENAMALAEKPKEKTATKIPAKYSSRTTSGLKAKVEQAGANEANFELKSK; encoded by the coding sequence ATGCAATTTAATCTGTTGAAATTCAATGCCTGCCTGCTCTCGACGATTGTGTTACTGACAGGCTGTAGCGGGGATACTGACTCTCGTCCTGCGGTTGAAATCAAAGGCACCGTAACCTTGGATGGTGCCCCTCTCAAGCAGGCCAGCATTCAGTTCACGTCTCCCAAAACGGGGGAAAGTGCCTACGCGAACCTGGATCAAAACGGTCAGTATTCGATCACGTTTCCCAAAGCAGACATCGGTTCTGCCTACGAAATCACTATCACCCCACCAGTGGTAGAAGAAGAAAACGCGATGGCTCTGGCAGAAAAGCCCAAGGAAAAAACAGCCACCAAGATCCCGGCAAAGTACTCCAGCCGAACTACCAGTGGTCTAAAAGCAAAAGTTGAGCAAGCTGGTGCAAACGAAGCGAATTTCGAACTCAAAAGTAAATAA
- a CDS encoding sigma-70 family RNA polymerase sigma factor: protein MCPMDATQTTTLQTDSAQSRAELARNWVKVQPSLMAFVVASTPQFSDAEDLLQEVAAEVALRYDEYDNSRPFLPWALWIAKIKIADFYRGKRRDRVLFMGEAMDALADACSRVQQLMTEERDLLEYCLGQLTERSRRLLGLRYSDDMKPKQIATELGTSTGSVRVTLSRIRTTLMDCVQKRASGEANVGN from the coding sequence ATGTGCCCGATGGATGCGACACAGACAACAACACTTCAAACTGATTCTGCACAAAGTCGTGCCGAACTGGCGCGGAACTGGGTGAAGGTTCAACCTTCGCTGATGGCATTCGTTGTAGCATCAACGCCTCAGTTCAGTGACGCGGAAGATCTGCTACAAGAGGTGGCCGCAGAAGTAGCATTGCGATATGACGAATATGATAATTCGCGTCCCTTTCTTCCCTGGGCTTTGTGGATAGCGAAAATCAAAATTGCAGATTTCTATCGAGGCAAACGGCGTGACCGTGTCCTGTTTATGGGAGAGGCGATGGATGCTCTGGCAGATGCCTGTTCCCGGGTGCAGCAGCTGATGACCGAAGAGCGGGATTTACTGGAGTATTGTCTGGGGCAATTGACAGAGCGTTCCCGACGTTTACTGGGTTTGCGATATTCAGATGATATGAAACCCAAGCAAATTGCAACGGAGCTGGGAACTTCGACAGGATCAGTTCGAGTGACCCTGTCTCGAATTCGTACAACCCTGATGGATTGTGTTCAAAAACGGGCCTCTGGTGAAGCGAATGTCGGAAATTAA
- a CDS encoding DUF1592 domain-containing protein — translation MPSMIASQQHRLFRFHMTALSLLSGICCLIFSQTVYAAAPKPLTGEQIYRKMCVECHATNGQGVTDKANPFHGMKTLVELTTLIDETMPEEDPELCQGDDAKRAAQYVFDRFYAKHVAAADKSARVQLSHLTVRQYLFTTSDLLSHFLGNAKVTSKERGLNAEYYDSRSMRRDKRVVKRIDPVVNFQFGNKKPDEKITNAEEFSMKWEGSVLAEETGDYEFILKTENGARLWVNQKDPIIDEWVSSQGRAKEHKATIRLLGGKPYTIRLHVFKYKEKSSSVVLEWKPPHKAQEVIPQRNLTPQQVPGTFITSTVFPPDDSVSGYERGTAVSKSWDEATTSAAIEIMTDVIKHLDRLAGTKPDAKDRKEKIQKFCHRFAELAFRRPLTDEQKAFFVDQHFKQEAAVELAVKRVVLLVLKSPRFLYTDREYPALDDYAIASRLSYGLWDSMPDRQLFDTAKAGKLKTPAQIAQQADRMLRDPRAQSKLRYFFHHWLQLDEKEELAKDKALFPEFDELVVSDLRTSLDLFIDDVVWNKSSDYRQLLLADYVYLNPRLAKVYDVKISEGPEFQKVSLDKDKRAGVITHPYMMANFAYHNLSSPIHRGVFVTRRLLGRTLKPPPQATEFKDGDFKPGMTTREKVALITKPSACMSCHSIINPLGFSLEHFDAIGRYREQEVKKAINASAELTSVSGETVKFNGARDLATHIATDHHAHAAFVDQLFHQAVKQPINAYGKNIREELTTKFEKSDYNIQQLLIEIMKVAALHQPHS, via the coding sequence ATGCCAAGTATGATTGCCAGCCAGCAACATCGTCTATTTCGATTCCATATGACCGCACTTAGTCTGCTATCGGGAATCTGTTGTCTCATTTTTTCTCAGACTGTGTATGCTGCCGCTCCGAAACCACTCACCGGCGAACAGATCTACCGTAAAATGTGCGTTGAATGTCACGCTACCAACGGGCAAGGTGTGACGGACAAAGCCAACCCGTTTCACGGCATGAAAACGCTGGTCGAACTCACCACACTCATCGACGAAACGATGCCCGAAGAAGATCCCGAACTCTGTCAGGGCGACGATGCCAAACGGGCTGCCCAATATGTCTTCGATCGGTTTTATGCCAAACATGTTGCCGCTGCTGATAAAAGTGCACGCGTTCAACTCTCACATTTAACCGTACGACAGTATCTGTTCACAACATCTGACTTGCTGTCGCATTTTCTGGGAAACGCCAAAGTCACCAGCAAGGAACGCGGACTCAATGCAGAATATTATGACAGCCGCAGCATGCGACGCGATAAGCGCGTCGTAAAACGAATTGATCCCGTAGTCAACTTCCAGTTCGGTAACAAAAAACCGGACGAGAAAATCACCAACGCGGAAGAGTTTTCCATGAAGTGGGAAGGCTCAGTCCTAGCAGAAGAAACCGGCGATTACGAATTCATTCTCAAAACAGAAAACGGTGCCCGCCTGTGGGTGAACCAGAAAGACCCGATTATTGATGAATGGGTCAGTTCACAGGGACGCGCCAAAGAGCATAAGGCGACCATTCGTTTGCTGGGAGGTAAGCCTTACACCATCCGGCTGCACGTGTTCAAGTACAAAGAAAAGTCTTCGTCGGTTGTCCTCGAATGGAAGCCTCCCCATAAAGCGCAGGAAGTCATTCCTCAACGCAATCTCACACCGCAACAGGTACCCGGAACCTTTATTACGTCCACTGTCTTCCCGCCTGATGACAGTGTTTCCGGCTATGAACGCGGCACTGCTGTTTCCAAATCATGGGATGAAGCAACCACGTCGGCTGCCATCGAGATCATGACTGACGTAATCAAACATCTGGATCGCCTGGCCGGCACCAAACCGGACGCGAAAGATCGCAAAGAGAAAATTCAGAAATTCTGTCATCGTTTCGCCGAACTCGCCTTTCGACGTCCCCTCACCGACGAGCAAAAGGCCTTCTTTGTCGATCAGCATTTCAAACAGGAAGCCGCCGTTGAACTCGCTGTCAAACGTGTCGTTCTGCTCGTTTTGAAATCACCTCGTTTTCTATATACCGATCGAGAATATCCGGCGTTAGACGATTATGCCATCGCGTCTCGGCTCTCTTACGGTTTGTGGGATTCCATGCCCGACCGTCAATTGTTTGACACAGCCAAAGCAGGCAAACTGAAAACCCCTGCCCAGATCGCGCAACAGGCTGACCGCATGCTGCGCGACCCGCGTGCCCAGTCCAAGCTGCGTTACTTCTTCCATCACTGGCTGCAACTCGACGAAAAAGAAGAACTCGCTAAAGACAAAGCGCTCTTCCCCGAATTCGATGAGTTGGTTGTCTCTGACTTGCGGACCTCGCTCGACCTGTTTATTGACGATGTTGTCTGGAATAAATCATCCGACTATCGGCAGTTGCTGCTCGCCGACTACGTTTACCTCAACCCGCGACTGGCCAAAGTCTACGACGTTAAAATTTCTGAGGGTCCGGAATTCCAGAAGGTCTCACTCGATAAAGATAAGCGGGCCGGCGTGATCACGCACCCGTATATGATGGCCAACTTCGCGTATCACAATTTGAGTTCTCCCATTCACCGCGGTGTGTTTGTCACGCGGCGTTTACTGGGCCGAACATTGAAACCGCCCCCACAGGCAACAGAATTCAAAGACGGCGACTTCAAACCAGGCATGACCACCCGCGAAAAAGTCGCGTTGATTACCAAACCATCCGCCTGTATGTCGTGCCACAGCATCATTAATCCCCTCGGTTTTAGCTTGGAGCACTTTGACGCGATCGGCCGATATAGAGAACAGGAAGTCAAGAAAGCCATCAATGCCTCGGCTGAATTAACTTCTGTTTCGGGAGAAACTGTCAAGTTCAACGGAGCCCGGGATCTGGCCACCCATATCGCCACCGACCATCACGCCCACGCAGCATTTGTCGACCAATTGTTTCACCAGGCTGTCAAACAGCCAATTAATGCTTATGGCAAAAATATTCGGGAAGAACTGACCACAAAATTTGAAAAATCTGACTATAATATTCAACAGCTACTGATCGAAATCATGAAGGTTGCTGCCTTACATCAACCTCATTCCTGA
- a CDS encoding DUF1552 domain-containing protein translates to MRYQSRRAFLKELGLSTAVLPLVMHLPSLGFAADRAIRKQRLIVMFSPNGIVPKTYWPDEVGDKFELKEIMQPLKAYQDQMLVIKGVADRVRGDGDSHMRGMSCLLTGIELLPGNIQGGSHTPAGWASGQSVDQEIKRFLQSQPETHTRFGSLEFGVNVPHRADPWTRMVYAGSNKPIAPIDDPYQMFEKIYGQMKDRKSLASILDNVREDLKKVRTKLSREDKQLLEEHETYVRQMEQELKAGQEQKLSIEVPVQEVGVKNDNDHMPVTSKMQIDLMVNSLANDMARVATLQYTNSVGQARMKWLGIEDGHHGLSHKPDSDKDAQEKLTKINKWFCEQLAYLVQKLDKTPEPNGEGTLLDNTLVVWTNELGKGNSHTLNDVPLVLVGKGLDFKMGRSLQFKMVPHNRFLMSLAHGMGHHVKTFGNPNFCGDGILSELT, encoded by the coding sequence ATGAGATATCAATCCCGCCGCGCATTTTTAAAAGAACTCGGTCTCTCAACGGCTGTTCTGCCGCTGGTCATGCATTTGCCCAGCCTCGGCTTTGCCGCAGATCGAGCCATTCGTAAACAGCGACTGATCGTCATGTTCAGCCCTAACGGTATCGTTCCTAAAACGTATTGGCCGGACGAAGTCGGTGACAAGTTCGAACTGAAAGAAATCATGCAGCCTCTGAAAGCCTATCAGGATCAGATGCTCGTGATCAAAGGGGTTGCAGACCGCGTTCGTGGTGACGGCGATAGCCACATGCGTGGCATGAGCTGCCTGCTGACCGGAATTGAATTGCTGCCCGGCAATATTCAAGGCGGTTCGCATACTCCCGCCGGTTGGGCCAGCGGTCAATCGGTCGACCAGGAAATCAAGCGTTTTCTGCAAAGTCAACCGGAAACTCACACCCGCTTTGGCTCACTGGAGTTTGGCGTGAACGTGCCTCACCGGGCAGACCCCTGGACCCGCATGGTCTATGCCGGTTCCAACAAACCGATTGCCCCGATTGACGATCCCTATCAGATGTTCGAAAAGATTTACGGCCAGATGAAAGACCGAAAAAGTCTGGCCAGCATTCTGGATAATGTGCGGGAAGACCTGAAAAAGGTCAGAACCAAACTCAGCCGCGAAGACAAGCAGTTGCTGGAAGAGCATGAAACATATGTGCGACAAATGGAACAGGAACTCAAAGCGGGACAGGAACAAAAACTGTCCATCGAAGTTCCCGTGCAGGAAGTGGGCGTCAAAAATGACAACGATCACATGCCTGTCACCAGTAAAATGCAGATCGACCTGATGGTCAACAGCTTGGCCAACGACATGGCCCGCGTTGCCACACTGCAATATACAAATTCGGTCGGTCAGGCACGGATGAAGTGGCTCGGCATCGAAGATGGTCATCACGGCCTGTCACACAAGCCGGACAGTGACAAAGATGCCCAGGAAAAACTGACCAAAATCAACAAATGGTTCTGTGAGCAACTGGCTTACCTGGTTCAGAAACTGGATAAAACTCCCGAGCCCAATGGTGAAGGAACTCTGCTCGATAACACACTCGTTGTCTGGACCAACGAACTGGGTAAAGGAAACTCCCATACATTAAACGACGTCCCGCTGGTGCTCGTCGGTAAGGGGCTCGATTTCAAAATGGGACGCTCTCTCCAATTCAAAATGGTTCCCCACAACCGCTTCCTGATGTCACTGGCCCACGGCATGGGTCATCACGTAAAAACATTCGGAAATCCCAATTTCTGTGGCGATGGAATTCTGTCTGAATTGACTTAA
- a CDS encoding c-type heme family protein, which produces MSFPVPVKVCSAIAGVSILSIAVAVFAGPPEVEKSQSRPKVKKPAPVTKKEEKRTKVKRLVTVAEARQRAKLTHNIYATTLDAMHHHYFFHDRANVPARVMEDMFADIAQQENIKAKWIAVNAKAMSIDHEPEGEFEKQAAKEISAGKHEYERVEKGVYRRAVAISLMNNGCLGCHLGFSANKNKRDRFAGLVISIPVKQD; this is translated from the coding sequence ATGTCTTTCCCAGTGCCAGTCAAAGTTTGTTCGGCAATTGCCGGGGTGAGTATCTTGAGTATTGCGGTTGCTGTGTTTGCCGGCCCTCCTGAGGTGGAGAAGAGTCAATCGCGTCCGAAAGTGAAAAAGCCGGCTCCTGTAACGAAAAAAGAAGAGAAACGAACGAAGGTGAAGCGTCTGGTGACGGTTGCAGAAGCACGCCAGCGAGCGAAGCTGACGCATAATATTTACGCGACGACTCTGGATGCGATGCACCATCATTACTTTTTTCATGACAGAGCGAATGTGCCTGCACGTGTTATGGAAGACATGTTTGCTGACATTGCGCAGCAGGAAAATATCAAGGCGAAATGGATCGCTGTGAATGCCAAGGCGATGAGCATCGATCACGAACCGGAAGGGGAGTTTGAGAAGCAGGCAGCGAAAGAGATCTCTGCAGGCAAGCACGAATATGAGCGTGTGGAAAAAGGCGTATATCGGCGGGCTGTTGCAATCTCATTAATGAACAACGGATGCCTGGGGTGTCATCTTGGATTCAGCGCCAATAAAAATAAACGTGATCGATTTGCCGGTCTGGTGATCTCGATTCCTGTCAAACAGGATTGA